Proteins from a genomic interval of Nasonia vitripennis strain AsymCx chromosome 3, Nvit_psr_1.1, whole genome shotgun sequence:
- the LOC103315296 gene encoding uncharacterized protein LOC103315296 isoform X3, whose product MLKSILSMHGKCKLILRVIAFRNLSETKYQESFQCLYAEALILEPKAINRLVKDSIEIIKQDGIKCSIRLKDLDRFLWSISHLGLTLTLNQKSVLQMYFEQRINEYKIKVNLGILVNSVLCLHMLQCWNKKVIKNLLEENIFMPVFYEKYHWKIRSRLQLLISLIIIEMKLVVPHNLKKQIKISSNPSKYINAVAEIASSLVEQGMIRNVVIECPIRTLQIPGVTLITDKNIYHIDVLDNLTCFRNTNIPHGLMKLKIRLLSRLKYRQIAISNRMFKDSEALHTAIELLIINSISENKT is encoded by the exons ATGTTAAAAAGCATACTTTCAATGCATGGAAAATGCAAATTAATCTTAAGAGTAATCGCGTTTCGTAATTTAAGCGAAACAAAATATCAGGAATCTTTTCAGT GTTTATATGCGGAAGCTCTTATACTGGAACCAAAAGCAATAAATCGATTAGTAAAGGATTCCATAGAAATTATTAAACAAGATGGCATAAAATGTAGTATAAGATTAAAAGATTTGGATAGATTTTTGTGGAGTATAAGTCATTTGGGTTTAACACTAACCTTAAACCAAAAATCAGTTTTGCAAATGTATTTTGAACAAAGGATAAAcgagtataaaattaaagtaaatttgGGTATTCTGGTAAATAGTGTTTTATGCTTGCATATGCTACAGTGCTGGAATAAAAAG GtaattaaaaacttgttagaggaaaatattttcatgccAGTGTTTTATGAGAAATATCATTGGAAGATAAGATCCCGCTTGCAGCTACTTATAAGTCTAATTATCATTGAAATGAAATTAGTTGTACCACATAATTTGaaaaagcaaataaaaatttcctCTAATCCATCCAAATATATAAATGCAGTAGCAGAAATTGCATCATCATTAGTTGAACAAGGAATGATAAGAAATGTTGTCATAGAATGTCCAATAAGAACTCTACAAATTCCAGGAGTCACTTTAATTACtgataaaaa catttATCATATTGATGTACTGGACAATTTAACGTGTTTCCGAAATACCAACATACCCCATGGCttgatgaaattaaaaatacggCTTCTTTCTAGACTAAAATATCGACAAATTGCT ATAAGCAATAGGATGTTCAAGGATTCTGAAGCATTGCATACTGCAATTGAGCTGCTAATTATAAACAGTATAAGTGAGAACAAAACGTAA
- the LOC103315296 gene encoding uncharacterized protein LOC103315296 isoform X1, whose amino-acid sequence MLKSILSMHGKCKLILRVIAFRNLSETKYQESFQCRIIDYFESIWNAQKFNQQFEVSSQIKEKFCDASATIEKYESLDKYLKQLLNTRDLNINENSIDYLDMQCSSLVHFLRHSEVLSLLNAFLKVAPYRFKMTDSYNKSMPILLEAVGNELLNNHQLVQVLFFLSLNKDKSASSVSYLKSHLTNLKDLPLIEKCIVAQAFYKSSVKLEQYQSKIFEQVLEKEYNHLIADQILLVSLCKAIRISGASDELNLKKLSQAIIHSKIPFTFTTIVHVLGLYAEALILEPKAINRLVKDSIEIIKQDGIKCSIRLKDLDRFLWSISHLGLTLTLNQKSVLQMYFEQRINEYKIKVNLGILVNSVLCLHMLQCWNKKVIKNLLEENIFMPVFYEKYHWKIRSRLQLLISLIIIEMKLVVPHNLKKQIKISSNPSKYINAVAEIASSLVEQGMIRNVVIECPIRTLQIPGVTLITDKNIYHIDVLDNLTCFRNTNIPHGLMKLKIRLLSRLKYRQIAISNRMFKDSEALHTAIELLIINSISENKT is encoded by the exons ATGTTAAAAAGCATACTTTCAATGCATGGAAAATGCAAATTAATCTTAAGAGTAATCGCGTTTCGTAATTTAAGCGAAACAAAATATCAGGAATCTTTTCAGTGTAGAATAATAGATTATTTTGAAAGTATATGGAATGCACAAAAATTTAATCAGCAATTTGAAGTATCGTcgcaaataaaagaaaaattttgcgACGCTAGTGctacaatagaaaaatatgaatCTCTTGACAAATACTTGAAGCAACTGTTAAATACAAGAGATTTGAATATCAATGAAAACTCGATAGATTATCTTGATATGCAATGCTCTTCATTAGTACATTTCCTAAGACACTCAGAAGTTTTAAGTTTATTAAATGCCTTTTTAAAAGTCGCTCCATACAGATTTAAAATGACCGATTCTTATAACAAATCAATGCCTATTCTACTTGAGGCTGTGGGAAACGAACTATTAAATAATCATCAATTGGttcaagttttattttttctatcttTAAATAAGGACAAAAGTGCCAGTTCTGTTAGTTATTTAAAATCGCACTTGACAAACCTAAAAGACTTAcctttaattgaaaaatgcatTGTTGCTCAAGCCTTTTACAAATCATCTGTTAAGCTTGAACAGTACCAGTCTAAGATTTTTGAGCaagttttagaaaaagagtataaTCATTTGATTGCTGATCAAATTTTACTTGTATCGCTCTGCAAAGCTATTCGAATAAGTGGTGCAAGTGATGAATTGaacctaaaaaaattaagccaagctataattcattcaaaaataCCATTTACTTTCACAACTATTGTTCATGTGTTAGGTTTATATGCGGAAGCTCTTATACTGGAACCAAAAGCAATAAATCGATTAGTAAAGGATTCCATAGAAATTATTAAACAAGATGGCATAAAATGTAGTATAAGATTAAAAGATTTGGATAGATTTTTGTGGAGTATAAGTCATTTGGGTTTAACACTAACCTTAAACCAAAAATCAGTTTTGCAAATGTATTTTGAACAAAGGATAAAcgagtataaaattaaagtaaatttgGGTATTCTGGTAAATAGTGTTTTATGCTTGCATATGCTACAGTGCTGGAATAAAAAG GtaattaaaaacttgttagaggaaaatattttcatgccAGTGTTTTATGAGAAATATCATTGGAAGATAAGATCCCGCTTGCAGCTACTTATAAGTCTAATTATCATTGAAATGAAATTAGTTGTACCACATAATTTGaaaaagcaaataaaaatttcctCTAATCCATCCAAATATATAAATGCAGTAGCAGAAATTGCATCATCATTAGTTGAACAAGGAATGATAAGAAATGTTGTCATAGAATGTCCAATAAGAACTCTACAAATTCCAGGAGTCACTTTAATTACtgataaaaa catttATCATATTGATGTACTGGACAATTTAACGTGTTTCCGAAATACCAACATACCCCATGGCttgatgaaattaaaaatacggCTTCTTTCTAGACTAAAATATCGACAAATTGCT ATAAGCAATAGGATGTTCAAGGATTCTGAAGCATTGCATACTGCAATTGAGCTGCTAATTATAAACAGTATAAGTGAGAACAAAACGTAA
- the LOC103315296 gene encoding uncharacterized protein LOC103315296 isoform X5 → MCILPMGLYAEALILEPKAINRLVKDSIEIIKQDGIKCSIRLKDLDRFLWSISHLGLTLTLNQKSVLQMYFEQRINEYKIKVNLGILVNSVLCLHMLQCWNKKVIKNLLEENIFMPVFYEKYHWKIRSRLQLLISLIIIEMKLVVPHNLKKQIKISSNPSKYINAVAEIASSLVEQGMIRNVVIECPIRTLQIPGVTLITDKNIYHIDVLDNLTCFRNTNIPHGLMKLKIRLLSRLKYRQIAISNRMFKDSEALHTAIELLIINSISENKT, encoded by the exons ATGTGTATCCTACCTATGG GTTTATATGCGGAAGCTCTTATACTGGAACCAAAAGCAATAAATCGATTAGTAAAGGATTCCATAGAAATTATTAAACAAGATGGCATAAAATGTAGTATAAGATTAAAAGATTTGGATAGATTTTTGTGGAGTATAAGTCATTTGGGTTTAACACTAACCTTAAACCAAAAATCAGTTTTGCAAATGTATTTTGAACAAAGGATAAAcgagtataaaattaaagtaaatttgGGTATTCTGGTAAATAGTGTTTTATGCTTGCATATGCTACAGTGCTGGAATAAAAAG GtaattaaaaacttgttagaggaaaatattttcatgccAGTGTTTTATGAGAAATATCATTGGAAGATAAGATCCCGCTTGCAGCTACTTATAAGTCTAATTATCATTGAAATGAAATTAGTTGTACCACATAATTTGaaaaagcaaataaaaatttcctCTAATCCATCCAAATATATAAATGCAGTAGCAGAAATTGCATCATCATTAGTTGAACAAGGAATGATAAGAAATGTTGTCATAGAATGTCCAATAAGAACTCTACAAATTCCAGGAGTCACTTTAATTACtgataaaaa catttATCATATTGATGTACTGGACAATTTAACGTGTTTCCGAAATACCAACATACCCCATGGCttgatgaaattaaaaatacggCTTCTTTCTAGACTAAAATATCGACAAATTGCT ATAAGCAATAGGATGTTCAAGGATTCTGAAGCATTGCATACTGCAATTGAGCTGCTAATTATAAACAGTATAAGTGAGAACAAAACGTAA
- the LOC103315296 gene encoding uncharacterized protein LOC103315296 isoform X4, translating to MQINLKSLYAEALILEPKAINRLVKDSIEIIKQDGIKCSIRLKDLDRFLWSISHLGLTLTLNQKSVLQMYFEQRINEYKIKVNLGILVNSVLCLHMLQCWNKKVIKNLLEENIFMPVFYEKYHWKIRSRLQLLISLIIIEMKLVVPHNLKKQIKISSNPSKYINAVAEIASSLVEQGMIRNVVIECPIRTLQIPGVTLITDKNIYHIDVLDNLTCFRNTNIPHGLMKLKIRLLSRLKYRQIAISNRMFKDSEALHTAIELLIINSISENKT from the exons ATGCAAATTAATCTTAAGA GTTTATATGCGGAAGCTCTTATACTGGAACCAAAAGCAATAAATCGATTAGTAAAGGATTCCATAGAAATTATTAAACAAGATGGCATAAAATGTAGTATAAGATTAAAAGATTTGGATAGATTTTTGTGGAGTATAAGTCATTTGGGTTTAACACTAACCTTAAACCAAAAATCAGTTTTGCAAATGTATTTTGAACAAAGGATAAAcgagtataaaattaaagtaaatttgGGTATTCTGGTAAATAGTGTTTTATGCTTGCATATGCTACAGTGCTGGAATAAAAAG GtaattaaaaacttgttagaggaaaatattttcatgccAGTGTTTTATGAGAAATATCATTGGAAGATAAGATCCCGCTTGCAGCTACTTATAAGTCTAATTATCATTGAAATGAAATTAGTTGTACCACATAATTTGaaaaagcaaataaaaatttcctCTAATCCATCCAAATATATAAATGCAGTAGCAGAAATTGCATCATCATTAGTTGAACAAGGAATGATAAGAAATGTTGTCATAGAATGTCCAATAAGAACTCTACAAATTCCAGGAGTCACTTTAATTACtgataaaaa catttATCATATTGATGTACTGGACAATTTAACGTGTTTCCGAAATACCAACATACCCCATGGCttgatgaaattaaaaatacggCTTCTTTCTAGACTAAAATATCGACAAATTGCT ATAAGCAATAGGATGTTCAAGGATTCTGAAGCATTGCATACTGCAATTGAGCTGCTAATTATAAACAGTATAAGTGAGAACAAAACGTAA
- the LOC103315296 gene encoding uncharacterized protein LOC103315296 isoform X2, whose product MLKSILSMHGKCKLILRVIAFRNLSETKYQESFQCRIIDYFESLYAEALILEPKAINRLVKDSIEIIKQDGIKCSIRLKDLDRFLWSISHLGLTLTLNQKSVLQMYFEQRINEYKIKVNLGILVNSVLCLHMLQCWNKKVIKNLLEENIFMPVFYEKYHWKIRSRLQLLISLIIIEMKLVVPHNLKKQIKISSNPSKYINAVAEIASSLVEQGMIRNVVIECPIRTLQIPGVTLITDKNIYHIDVLDNLTCFRNTNIPHGLMKLKIRLLSRLKYRQIAISNRMFKDSEALHTAIELLIINSISENKT is encoded by the exons ATGTTAAAAAGCATACTTTCAATGCATGGAAAATGCAAATTAATCTTAAGAGTAATCGCGTTTCGTAATTTAAGCGAAACAAAATATCAGGAATCTTTTCAGTGTAGAATAATAGATTATTTTGAAA GTTTATATGCGGAAGCTCTTATACTGGAACCAAAAGCAATAAATCGATTAGTAAAGGATTCCATAGAAATTATTAAACAAGATGGCATAAAATGTAGTATAAGATTAAAAGATTTGGATAGATTTTTGTGGAGTATAAGTCATTTGGGTTTAACACTAACCTTAAACCAAAAATCAGTTTTGCAAATGTATTTTGAACAAAGGATAAAcgagtataaaattaaagtaaatttgGGTATTCTGGTAAATAGTGTTTTATGCTTGCATATGCTACAGTGCTGGAATAAAAAG GtaattaaaaacttgttagaggaaaatattttcatgccAGTGTTTTATGAGAAATATCATTGGAAGATAAGATCCCGCTTGCAGCTACTTATAAGTCTAATTATCATTGAAATGAAATTAGTTGTACCACATAATTTGaaaaagcaaataaaaatttcctCTAATCCATCCAAATATATAAATGCAGTAGCAGAAATTGCATCATCATTAGTTGAACAAGGAATGATAAGAAATGTTGTCATAGAATGTCCAATAAGAACTCTACAAATTCCAGGAGTCACTTTAATTACtgataaaaa catttATCATATTGATGTACTGGACAATTTAACGTGTTTCCGAAATACCAACATACCCCATGGCttgatgaaattaaaaatacggCTTCTTTCTAGACTAAAATATCGACAAATTGCT ATAAGCAATAGGATGTTCAAGGATTCTGAAGCATTGCATACTGCAATTGAGCTGCTAATTATAAACAGTATAAGTGAGAACAAAACGTAA
- the LOC100679816 gene encoding uncharacterized protein LOC100679816, which produces MLNLTCVIRCKTLFMAKVLRRGLSSARFKESLQYRILNYFETSRKSQQTAQQCEISAQSKDIVPTINNDLLDPNQAKKLDTIYREFEHILTINDIHLVQEMIENLDLQCFALINSLKFSEILTLMTEFFKVAPTQFVKSFFYNRSISILIKAAENKSLTNHESVQLLYFISLHKENSANYIDYLKPLLPDMNDLPLFEKCITAQSFYKTSTKLQLRQSRLLEQLIEQDFEQLIGDPMLLVTICKAIILSEPSNELTLKHLSKAIIELKEPLNFNSVAHVLRLYAETLLFEPKPIDKLVKCGIDIIAKDLEHGKHTLSIPDVDTFLWSISYLGITLTLSEKLILRTWIEQNLRKYKTRENLGYLVNSLLCLHMLRDWSTKVIKNCLGERTFEPIFYDKFHWKVQSRLQLLISQIRLEMKMQVPHSLSKQIKIGFTPSQNLQAVVEVGFSLANKGIIKDAIIECPIKTLIIPGVTITTKKDTYHVDVLDNLTCLKNTNIPNGLTNLKLRLLSRLRYRQILIPGQIFKENPEKVPLIVEEKIRNSIKYGRASELFSENITEI; this is translated from the exons ATGTTAAACTTAACGTGTGTAATACGTTGCAAAACGCTTTTTATGGCAAAAGTACTACGCCGCGGTCTGAGCAGTGCTCGATTTAAGGAATCCTTGCAATATcgtattttgaattatttcgaGACTTCACGAAAAAGTCAGCAAACGGCTCAGCAATGTGAAATTTCGGCGCAATCGAAAGACATTGTTCCTACAATTAATAATGATTTGCTCGATCCAAACCaagcaaaaaaattagatACCATTTATCGCGAGTTTGAACATATATTGACGATAAATGATATACATTTGGTCCAAGAAATGATAGAAAATCTTGATTTACAATGTTTTGCATTAATAAATTCATTGAAGTTTTCAGAAATTTTAACTTTGATgactgaatttttcaaagttgCTCCAACACAGTTCGTAAAATCTTTTTTCTACAACAGGTCTATTTCTATTCTAATTAAGGCtgcagaaaataaaagtttaacTAACCATGAAAGTGTACAGCTCTTATACTTTATTTCACTTCACAAAGAAAACAGTGCCAATTACATAGATTACCTGAAGCCATTATTACCAGACATGAATGACTTACCTTTATTTGAGAAATGTATCACTGCTCaatcattttataaaacatCTACAAAATTGCAACTTCGCCAATCCAGACTATTGGAGCAATTAATAGAACAGGACTTTGAACAATTGATTGGTGATCCAATGTTACTTGTAACAATATGTAAAGCAATAATATTAAGTGAACCAAGCAATGAACTGACTTTGAAACATTTAAGTAAAGcaattattgaattaaaagaaccattaaattttaatagcgTGGCTCATGTTTTGAGATTGTATGCGGAAACTCTTCTATTTGAACCAAAACCCATAGATAAGTTGGTAAAATGCGGAATTGACATCATTGCAAAAGATTTGGAGCATGGAAAACATACTCTAAGTATACCCGATGTAGATACGTTTTTATGGAGTATCAGTTATTTAGGTATAACTTTGACATTAAgtgagaaattgatacttcGAACATGGATTGAACAAAACCTGAGAAAATACAAAACTAGAGAAAATTTAGGATATCTTGTGAATAGTCTTCTATGTCTGCATATGCTTCGAGATTGGAGTACTAAG gtaattaaaaattgtctTGGAGAACGAACATTTGAGCCAATCTTTTATGATAAGTTTCATTGGAAAGTGCAGTCTAGATTGCAATTGCTTATAAGTCAAATTCGTCTAGAAATGAAAATGCAAGTACCCCATTCATTatcaaaacaaattaaaattggATTCACTCCATCGCAAAATCTACAAGCAGTGGTAGAAGTTGGATTCTCATTAGCTAATAAAGGAATTATCAAAGACGCTATTATTGAATGTCCAATCAAAACCTTAATTATACCAGGAGTAACAATAACTACTAAAAAGGA cACATATCACGTTGATGTGTTGGATAATTTGACATGCTTAAAAAACACTAATATACCAAATGGTTTGACAAACTTGAAATTACGTCTTCTGTCTCGATTGAGATATCGACAAATTTTA ATACCAGGacaaatatttaaagaaaatcCAGAAAAAGTACCATTAATTGTTGAGGAAAAAATAAGGAATAGTATAAAGTATGGAAGAGCATCTGAattattttctgaaaatatcACAGAAATTTAA